The Oryzias latipes chromosome 1, ASM223467v1 genome contains a region encoding:
- the nsmce1 gene encoding non-structural maintenance of chromosomes element 1 homolog isoform X3, which yields MARQMGDSHRRFLQTMMINGITDEHAVKTLHQHCCEVSKTPHTPDKLDEFIDTINSKLQPLFMQIRKGMSEVNGHQYYVLVNMAETDVTRMSSDYADNELELFRRTVDLIVCSENGKASSTDILNSTDTMTTKKLKKSETEHLLSRLVHDKWLCEKRGEYTLSTRCIIEMEPYIRSMYQEHLKVCHICHSVAFQK from the exons ATGGCGCGGCAGATGGGAGACAGCCATCGGAGGTTCCTCCAGACCATGATGATCAACGGCATCACGGATGAGCATGCAGTGAAGACGCTCCACCAGCACTGCTGTGAAGTCAGCAAGA CGCCTCATACTCCTGACAAACTGGATGAATTCATTGATACCATCAACTCAAAGCTACAGCCACTGTTCATGCAGATCAGAAAAGGCATGTCTGAGGTCAACGGTCACCAGTACTATGTCCTG GTGAACATGGCTGAGACCGACGTCACAAGGATGTCTTCAGATTATGCCGACAATGAGCTGGAGCTGTTCAGAAGAACC GTGGATCTGATTGTGTGTTCTGAGAACGGAAAGGCGTCTTCCACCGACATCCTAAACAGTACTGACACCATGACCACCAAAAAGCTGAAGAAGAGCGAGACGGAGCACCTCCTGAGCCGACTCGTGCACGACAAATGGCTGTGTGAG AAACGTGGGGAATACACGCTGTCCACTCGGTGTATCATAGAGATGGAGCCGTATATTCGTAGCATGTATCAGGAGCACCTGAAAGTCTGTCACATCTGCCACAGCGTTGCCTTCCAG